Within Acidobacteriota bacterium, the genomic segment CAAATCTTTCTACAGTTCCAAGGATTTTGTCCGGCAAAAATTGCCCTAAATCCTCAATTACACGAGATCGCGCAGTTTACCTGTCGGCTGATAAGGCTGCAAAGCCTCTTTTGGAGGAATCGCGTGCGTGAAATCATTGCCGAAAATTTTTGTCGGCATGAAACGTTTCCCCTCTCAATCCCGCTTACCCGTGTGGCGGGGAACAACTCAGCAATAACAGCATCCGCCCAGTCACCAGAAAGGTCTCAGCTTATGTTTACCATCCAATCTGAAAATCAAAGCGCCATTCGCAAACTGGTCTTGTCCGAAGCGACCTGTGGAATTTTCGGCATCATCGTATTGGTCATCATGTTGTTTTTTGCATTCGCCGGAACGGCTTCGGTACCCAACAAGCAATCCAATGCCCAAGCTTCCCCCGGCAAACCAGCGAATTCGGGCTTAATGGCCGGAAATATGAAGCGCCTGAAGTAAAGCGGCAGTGAGCTGGCATTGGCGGTTTCAGCCTTCAACTTTCAGCTCGTTGATCAGTCGGTGCAGGTATTGCCGGCTGATTTTCAACCGGTGAGCAGCTTCGGAGCGGGAAGCGTTGCATTCGCGCAAAGCCTGAGCGACCAGTTGCCGTTTGAAATTCTGAATCGCGGTTTCAAAGGACAGGTCAGGCGGCAACAAGCCATTGACCAATTCCAGCTTGGGCACGGCAGTTTGGCTCGGAGCATTTTGGACTGTGTTTTCCAGAGCCAGAACTTTTCCGGGCAGCAGAGATTCATCCAGAATGGGCGATTGGCTGATGACGACGGCGCGTTCGATGACGTTTTCCAATTCGCGAATATTGCCCGGCCAGCGGTACGAAACCAGACGATCCTGAAACCCTTGCGTTGCGCTCGGCTGTTGCTTGCCGTGTTTGGCGGCGGCTTTCATGGCAAAGTGATTGGCCAGAATCGGAATGTCTTCGGGGCGCTCGCGCAAGGGCGGCAATTCCAGATTGACGATATTCAACCGGTAATACAGGTCTTCGCGAAACTGACCGGCTTCGATCATTTGTTCCAGGTCGCGGTTGGTCGCGGCAATGACACGAATATCCACTTTGATTTTTTGCTGTCCGCCCAACCGTTCGAATTCGCGCTCCTGCAACACGCGCAACAGTTTGACCTGCATTGCGGGCGACATTTCGCCGATTTCATCCAAAAACAAGGTACCGGTATCGGCCAGTTCAAACCGTCCTTGCCGCCGGGTCGCCGCTCCTGTGAAAGCGCCTTTTTCGTGTCCAAAAAGCTCCGATTCGACCAGTGTTTCCGGCAACGCCGCAATGTTACAGGCAATAAACGGCGCGCGCGCGCGGGGGCTGATGTTGTGAATGAACTTGGCCAGCATCTCCTTGCCGGTGCCGGATTCGCCCGTCACCAAAACAGTTGCGCTGGTTTCGGCGACTGCGCGCGCCTGATCAATCACGCGACGCAAAGACGGGCTGGACCCGACAATGCCCTGCTGCCAATCGCCGCCTCGGCGCAGTTCATTACGCAGATCCAGATTTTCTTTTTGAAGCTGGTAAAACTGGGCGGCTAATCGAACGACAATTTCGACTTCCTTCACGTCGAAAGGTTTGGTGAACAGGTTATGCGCGCCGCGATCCACCACCTGCAAAGCGGTTTCGTGATCTTCATCGCCCGTGATGATGATCACTGGAAGCAACGGATTGAATTTGTGAACCGATTCCAGAATCGCCAACCCTTCACTGATGTCGTGCAAAGCAGGCGGCATGCGCAGATCGCTGAGCACAACATCAATGGCTTCCTTTTCAACCAACGCCAGAGCTTCGACGCGCGAAGAAGCTTCCAGAACGCGGTAATTTTCTTCCAGCGCCCAGTAAAGCTGTTTACGCACAGATTCCTGGTCGTCCACCACTAATACGGTTTGTTTTGGTTGATCGGGCATAACGTTCTAAAAACCAATTCTCAGGTCAAACTGCCGCCGCTTGCACTTCCGCTTTTTGCTCTTCGACTTGTTGAGGCAGCACGATCCGAAATTCCGTGCCCACGTCCACCTTGCTGCTGACATCAATGCGTCCGCCATGTTGTTCGACGATGTCGCGGCAGGAATAAAGCCCCAACCCGATTCCCTTTTTCTTGGTTGTGGCGAACGGATGAAAAAGCCGTTCGCGGACAAACTCTTCGGTCATCCCTTTGCCGCTGTCGGCAACCGCGATGATGGCGTTGCCGTTGTCCTGCCGGGTGGAAACACGCAACGCCCCGCCGTTGGGCATGGCCTCCAGTGCATTGATCACCAGATTTTCGATCACCCGTTCAATTGCCTTGCCATCCACGTTGGCGCTTAGTTCCGGCGTCAACTGAGTTGAAATCTGGTATTTGTTGGCGGCTTGCGCGGCGGTGCGATTCAACACGCGTTCGCACAGTTGCGTCAGGTTGGATTTTTCGCGAATGCGTTTGGTGGGAGTTCGCGGATCGGACAACTTGGAAACCAATCCTTGCAGGTTGTTGACCGTTTCCGACAGGGTGCGCATCGCGTCTTCGCGAAACCCTTCGCGATTGAACTTGCGCTCCATGTTGTTGACCAGTAACGACAAAGACAAAATCTGATTCTTCAGGTCGTGGGTCAGTACAGCCGACAACCGCGCGAAGGATTCAAATTGTTTCTGTTCGCCTTCCTTGCGAATCATTTCGCGCAAGCGACCCGCCATACGGTTGAAGGATTCGGCCAAGACGCGCGTTTCGTCCTTGGCTTTGACTTTGATCTGGTATCCCAGATTGCCAGTGGCAATGGCGCGCGCTCCGCGGGTCACTTTGCGAATCGAATCCGTGATGCTGCTGATCAAGTAATACAGCGTCAACATCGCCACAATCACCAGCAACATCGTCAGCGCCAGCAGCACATAGCTGGAAAATTCAATCTGATCCACGGCGCCGCTGTAATTTTCGACCATAAAGATCGAAAGCTGTGGACTTCCCTCTCGCAACCGGTGCCGCACCAACCAAGGAGTCCAATCGTCAGTATCTTTGTCAGCCTCTTTTGCCAGTGAGGCCATTGGACGTTGGAGATCGCGGAAGGCTTCGGTGTAGGGCCGTCCCTGTTTTGCCGTCTCTGCGGCGTAAATCACCGTGCCTTGCGGCGAGAGAATAATGGCCTCCGGACGTGACGTGCGTGACCGCCCGGCTTTAGCAACTGGACGCGGCCCGACGGCATCGCCAACCAATTGCTCCGCCCGCATTTTCAGAACTAATGCGGAAGTAATGTTGTTGCCTTCATCTCTGAGCGGAGCAATCAGGTATAAATTGGCTCCGTTGGCGTCTGATTGAATCTCGGTTGCGAAAACGACATCCGGCGCGGCTTCGGAAAATCCGGTCGGCATAGCGATTCTGTCGTCAGCGGAAAAATCCTTATCAATGATAACTGGCTTGCCCAATCCATTGGCATCAGCTTGGACCTCCAGTTTGAACAGCGGAACCCCTTGCCGATTCACGCCGCTCAGAGCCGAGTATTTTGGTTGATTTGCCAACAGAAACACGGAAAGGTCAGTACTTAAGGTTTTGTCTGGGAGGGCTTGGGCGCTTTGTTGGGCAATGCGGGCATAATTTTTCAACAGCGGTTGTTGCGTCAATTTTAGAATTTGGGCTTTGTCCGCCGCAAGATTTTCGTCAATCTGGTCAGAAATTTCCCGCGCTCGATCTGACAGTTCCTGTTTCAGAACCGATTTGATGCTGTTGACCGCCGTGTCCTGCCAGCGCGCCCACAGCAAGAACATCGGAACGATGATGAACGCAAAAAAAATGATGACCAGCTTTGCGCGAATCGCCATAGAAGTAAGTCGCCTGCTCGGAAAAGTGCTGAGCTAACAGTGAATAAAACCAGCTTTTCAGCAAAAGCGGATGGTACACCCAAGCTGAGAAAGCTGTCAAAAAATCAGTTTTCGATGAGGAAACGAGACGATTTGTAGATGTCTATCAGGTCACTTAGGGTTTGCCGTCACAACAGCCGACAAAAGCTTATTGCTTGGCAGCGGCTTCAGCAGGTTTGTTCGCATTTTCCGCTTTGAAGGCGTCTTCCTTTAATTGAACGTTAAAAACGGCTTCGACGACTTTCCGCTCTTCAATCAGCTTACCATCCTGGTAAACCATTGTAATGTAGGGCACTAATGTATTCTGAATGATCCGAAAGTCCTTAAAATACA encodes:
- a CDS encoding sigma-54-dependent Fis family transcriptional regulator, which encodes MPDQPKQTVLVVDDQESVRKQLYWALEENYRVLEASSRVEALALVEKEAIDVVLSDLRMPPALHDISEGLAILESVHKFNPLLPVIIITGDEDHETALQVVDRGAHNLFTKPFDVKEVEIVVRLAAQFYQLQKENLDLRNELRRGGDWQQGIVGSSPSLRRVIDQARAVAETSATVLVTGESGTGKEMLAKFIHNISPRARAPFIACNIAALPETLVESELFGHEKGAFTGAATRRQGRFELADTGTLFLDEIGEMSPAMQVKLLRVLQEREFERLGGQQKIKVDIRVIAATNRDLEQMIEAGQFREDLYYRLNIVNLELPPLRERPEDIPILANHFAMKAAAKHGKQQPSATQGFQDRLVSYRWPGNIRELENVIERAVVISQSPILDESLLPGKVLALENTVQNAPSQTAVPKLELVNGLLPPDLSFETAIQNFKRQLVAQALRECNASRSEAAHRLKISRQYLHRLINELKVEG
- a CDS encoding HAMP domain-containing protein, whose translation is MAIRAKLVIIFFAFIIVPMFLLWARWQDTAVNSIKSVLKQELSDRAREISDQIDENLAADKAQILKLTQQPLLKNYARIAQQSAQALPDKTLSTDLSVFLLANQPKYSALSGVNRQGVPLFKLEVQADANGLGKPVIIDKDFSADDRIAMPTGFSEAAPDVVFATEIQSDANGANLYLIAPLRDEGNNITSALVLKMRAEQLVGDAVGPRPVAKAGRSRTSRPEAIILSPQGTVIYAAETAKQGRPYTEAFRDLQRPMASLAKEADKDTDDWTPWLVRHRLREGSPQLSIFMVENYSGAVDQIEFSSYVLLALTMLLVIVAMLTLYYLISSITDSIRKVTRGARAIATGNLGYQIKVKAKDETRVLAESFNRMAGRLREMIRKEGEQKQFESFARLSAVLTHDLKNQILSLSLLVNNMERKFNREGFREDAMRTLSETVNNLQGLVSKLSDPRTPTKRIREKSNLTQLCERVLNRTAAQAANKYQISTQLTPELSANVDGKAIERVIENLVINALEAMPNGGALRVSTRQDNGNAIIAVADSGKGMTEEFVRERLFHPFATTKKKGIGLGLYSCRDIVEQHGGRIDVSSKVDVGTEFRIVLPQQVEEQKAEVQAAAV